DNA from Halobaculum sp. XH14:
ATGCCGAGCACCGTCGCCGAGCCGACCCAGTGGGCCTGAATCGGCACGCCGAGTTCGTGGAGCTCCTTCGGCCCGCCGCCGCCGGTCGACACCGTGGGGACGTCCTCGCCGACGGCGATGCCGCCGACCATCCCCGACTGGAGGTGCGGCTGGCAGTAGTACTCGTAGATGCCGCCGGTGTCGAACGTGACGGAGAACGAGAACCCTTCGCTCTCCAGCGGTTCGTGGCCGCTCACGCTCGCGTCCGAGGGCGCCGACTCGAACAGGACGTTGTGGCCGCCCGAGACCCACTCGAACGTCACCGTCGTCCCGCTGTCGATCCAGACTTCCGTCGGAATGAACGCGAGGCCGTCCCCGCCGCCGACGTCGATGGTGACCTCGGACTCGCCACGGAGGTCCTGGTAAGTGCCTCCCTTGGCGCCGTCGGTCCACCCGGCGAAGTCGGGTTTCTGCCCCCCGCCACCCCCTTCCTGTGCGGCGGCGGTGCCGGCGCTAGCGGACGCGCCGGCCCCGAGGGCGGCGGTCGCTCCGCCGGCGTTTCGAATAAAGTCCCGCCTCTTCATCTGTACTGTGGAGTCGGGGGTCGCTCTGCTTAAAGCCACCGACCTTTCCCGCCCGTCCGAACCACCAGCATCGAACCGCTATCCCTCGGTTTCGGCAGGTCCGTCGGCGTCCCCTCCGAGCCCGGAAGTCGTCCGGTCCTCGGCGCGGCTCTGGCGCTCTCGTGCCTCGGCAAGCGCCTCCTCCGCTACCTCCTCGAAGGACGCGAACTCGGGGCCGTCGCCGTCGGTGATCCCCGCCGCCCGCAGCCGATCGCGGTACTCCTCGGATCGGAAGCGATCCGAGAGCCGGGCGTTGGCGACGACCGCGAACAGGAACACGCCGACGACGAGGAAGAACGTCGCCATCACGGGTGCCACGATGGTCGTGAGGGAGAACTCCGGGAGGAACGGAATGAAAGCCAGTGGGCTGCCGGGCAGCAGGCTGACCAGCCACGCCGCCGCCAGCCCGAGGCCGGCGAGGATCTGGCCGGCCGCGACCGCCTGGAGCATCCGGTTCCCGAACTCGCCCGTTCCCGACTCCACCTCATCGGGCGTCGGCAGTTCGTACTCCTCGGGCGGCTCCCGGACCTCGTAGGAGTCCATCGAACAGAGGGCGACGGACGGCTTGACGTCCCTGAGGACCGTCCCCTCGCCCTCGACGCTGCCGTCGGGGTAGACGATCGCGTACCCCTCGTCGGAGTAGGCGACGATCGATTCGGGGTCACGTCGCCGCTCCAGCACGGCGAACACCGTCCGATCCGCGATTCGCAACTGGAGGTCCTTCTCGACGCGGTCGAGCAGGTCGCGCCCGGTGATCCACGAGTCCGCGTCGAACGCGGCCTCCCACTCCGCGCCCGTCATCTCGGCCATGTCGGCCGGGGAGAAGTCGTCGAAGTCGTACTTCTCCTCCACCTCGGCGCGAAGCGCGTCGAGGTCGGGGTCGGCGGTTGCTGCCGCGCCGCCCTGCTCGTCCCGGACCGCCGGGGATGCCGACCGCTCATCGCGGTCCTCGGCCGGCGCGTCGGCGGGGTCGCTCATCGTCCGACGGTAGCTCTCGTGGCCGGATATGCGTTCCGACACTCGTTCGGGGTGAACGGGTTTGCGATGGGTTGACGGTTCGAACGTCATGTGATGGGTCCGAAAACCCTCCAGGCCACGACGCTCCGTCAATTTGTTCGGGCGTCGACAGCCCCGCGGCTGTCGGCTCCGGGGCCCCGCTGCGCTCCTCGGCCTGCGGCCTGCGGTGCTCGTCCCTCGCACGCGTCCGCTCGCACTCCTCGGGGTTCACCGTCACGCGCGCCACCTCGACCGGGTTCGACCGATCGGAGCCGACACACGGGGCATCGCCGTATCGGGGGGCTTTACCACCGACCGGCCGTAGCGGGCGGCGATGGTCGCAGACTGGGTCGTGGCCACCGTCGCGCTGCTGCTGGTCACGGCGAGTTTCCCGTTCTACCTCTACGGCGCGTGGATCCTGCTCGACCGTGACCAGGACAACGTGACCTGGGAACTGCTGGTTCGCCACCTCTCCGTTATCCTTCCCGGGCTGGTTCTCACGACGATTCCGGTCGCGCTCTGGATGGCACCGCGCCTGCCCGGCCAGCTCGGCGGGCTGTCGGCCGTGCACGCCTTCCTCGGCCTCCAGGCGTACGCGCTGCTCGTGTTCGGGCTCACGGGAATCGTGCGCATCTTCCAGGTGAAACGCGAGGCCGACCTCTACCGGGACCCGGGCCCCGACGTGAACCTGAACGACCTCCACGAGCACATGGGCGCCTGGCGCGGCCGGTTGCGCCTCGGCGTGTTCGGCTACACGCTCTTCTGGCTCTTGGCGTACCTCGTCGGCCTGTATCGGTACTACCTCCGGTACGTCGCCTGAGGCTGCCGCGGGGGCGTCGCGTTCGCCGAACCCCGACCCGTGGCCTCAGGACTGGTACGGCTCCTCGTCGCGGTGGGCGTCCGGGTTCTCCTGTTCTGCCGCGTCGCCCTCGCGCATCTCGCCGTCGGCGTCCTCGCGCGTCTCGCCGTCGGCGTCCTCGCGGCCGACCTCCTGATCGGGCGTCGGGTCCTCCCCCTCGGGTTCGGGCCCGTCGTCGTCCTGCACGTCGACGTCGGTGTGCTCGTCGACGTCGATGCCGTGCTCGTCCCCCCCATCCGACTCGTCACGTGCCATGCCCCGAGGTACGTGCTCGCGCCGAGTAAGTTCGCTGGCCACCTCGCGTTCGACTGGTTACCCGCCGCCTCGCCGGGCGCGTCGTCCGTCTACCACGCCTCGCCGTTCGCCAGGTCGACCGCCGAATCGCCGCGCTCGGACGGACAGATGTCCGCGAGCACGCAGTCCTCGCAGTCCGGGTTCCGCGCCGTACAGGTCGCCCGGCCGTGGCTGATGAGCAGATGGGTGAACATCCGCCAGTCCTCCTTCGGGACGACGTCGACCAGGTCACGCTCGATCGCGTCGGGTCGCTCCTCCCCCGTGATGGCGAGCCGCCGCGAGAGCCGCTGGACGTGCGTGTCGACGACGATTCCCTCGACGACGTCGTGGGCGTGCTGGAGGACGACGTTCGCCGTCTTGCGACCCACGCCCGGCAGGTCCGTGAGCGCCGACATGGTGTCCGGCACCTCGCCGTCGTGCTCCTTGGTCAGGATCTCGCCGATCCCCTTCAGGTAGCCAGCCTTGCTGTTGTGGAACGTGATGCCGTAGATGTCGTCGGCCAGTTCCTGCTCGTCGGCCGCGGCGTAGTCGGCGGCGGTCGGATACTTGTCGAACAGTTCCGGCGTCGTCTCGTTCACCCGTTCGTCGGTACACTGGGCCGAGAGGACGACCGCGACGAGCAGTTCGAGCCGCGTCGAGAAGTCGAGCGAGATGTCCGTGTCGGGGTACGCCTCGTAGAGCCTGTCGAGCAGTTCGGCGACCTGGTCCTCGCGCGAGTCGAGCGCCGTTCCCATGGCCCGGCCATCGGCGTGGCCGGTGTTGAGTGGTCCGGTCTCACCCGGCGGCGAGCAGGGGAGCCGGTCGGAAGGCAAGCGTGGGAGTAAGCCGGAAAGCGAGCGGGAGATCCGGACGGAGGGCAACGGTTTTGTCCCGGCAGGCGGATCTGATCGTATGAACCTCGAACACGAGTCGTTCCGCGCCGCGCTCGGCACCGCGGCGGGCTACGGGCTCATCCTGGCGCTCATGACGGTCCTGCTGTTCGGCGTTCCGTACCTCATCTTCTCGCTGTAGGCGATCGGCGTCGGGTGGGCCGAAAAGGGAACGAACGACGAGTTACGCGAACGCGAGCGAGTCGCCGCCGGAACTCTCCTCGGTCCGGGAGATCTTCTCCCAGGCCTCGCGGAAGTCGGCCATCCTGACCTCGGTCCGATCCTCGCGGATGGCGAACATCCCGGCCTCGGTACAGACCGCCTTCACGTCCGCGCCGGAGGCCTCCGAGGCCATCTCGGCGAGCCGCTCGAAGTCCACGTCGTCGGCGACGTTCATGTCGCGGGTGTGGATCTTGAAAATGATCTCGCGGCCCTCGTAGTTCGGCTTGGGCACCTCGATGAGGCGGTCGAAGCGGCCGGGGCGGAGGATGGCCGGGTCGAGCATGTCGAACCGGTTCGTCGCCGCGATGATGCGCACCTCGCCGCGCTCGTCGAACCCGTCCATCTCCGAGAGCAGCTGCATCATCGTGCGCTGGACCTCGGCGTCGCCGGACGTCTTCGAGTCCGTCCGCTTCGAGGCGATGGCGTCGATCTCGTCGATGAACAGGACGGCGGGCTCGTTCTCGCGCGCGACCTCGAACAGGTCCCGCACGAGCTTCGCGCCCTCGCCGATGAACTTGTGGACGAGTTCGGAGCCGGCCATCTTGATGAACGTCGCGTCCGTCTGGTTGGCGACCGCCTTCGCCAGCAGGGTCTTGCCCGTGCCGGGCGGGCCGTGGAGCAGGACGCCGCTCGGCGGCTGGATGCCGACGTCGGTGAACATGTCGGGGTTCTTGAGCGGCATCTCGACCGTCTCGCGCACCTCGTTCATCTGCTCCTCGAGGCCGCCGATGTCCTGGTAGGTGACGTCCGGCGAGTGCTCGACCTGCATCACGCGGGCCCGCACGTCGGTCTCCTTCTCCAGCTTCTTCACGACCGAGAGGGAGTTG
Protein-coding regions in this window:
- a CDS encoding plastocyanin/azurin family copper-binding protein, encoding MKRRDFIRNAGGATAALGAGASASAGTAAAQEGGGGGQKPDFAGWTDGAKGGTYQDLRGESEVTIDVGGGDGLAFIPTEVWIDSGTTVTFEWVSGGHNVLFESAPSDASVSGHEPLESEGFSFSVTFDTGGIYEYYCQPHLQSGMVGGIAVGEDVPTVSTGGGGPKELHELGVPIQAHWVGSATVLGIIVSIIFTFYVLKYGESANTGRGR
- a CDS encoding DUF7319 domain-containing protein, giving the protein MSDPADAPAEDRDERSASPAVRDEQGGAAATADPDLDALRAEVEEKYDFDDFSPADMAEMTGAEWEAAFDADSWITGRDLLDRVEKDLQLRIADRTVFAVLERRRDPESIVAYSDEGYAIVYPDGSVEGEGTVLRDVKPSVALCSMDSYEVREPPEEYELPTPDEVESGTGEFGNRMLQAVAAGQILAGLGLAAAWLVSLLPGSPLAFIPFLPEFSLTTIVAPVMATFFLVVGVFLFAVVANARLSDRFRSEEYRDRLRAAGITDGDGPEFASFEEVAEEALAEARERQSRAEDRTTSGLGGDADGPAETEG
- the pan1 gene encoding proteasome-activating nucleotidase Pan1; the protein is MTDTVDDVDLPFDEESTSRQEQIEALEERLEVLEDQNEEMRDKLLDANAENNKYQQKLERLTHENKKLKQSPLFVATVQELNDDGVVIKQHGNNQEALTEVTDEMREDLDPDDRVAVNNSLSVVKKLEKETDVRARVMQVEHSPDVTYQDIGGLEEQMNEVRETVEMPLKNPDMFTDVGIQPPSGVLLHGPPGTGKTLLAKAVANQTDATFIKMAGSELVHKFIGEGAKLVRDLFEVARENEPAVLFIDEIDAIASKRTDSKTSGDAEVQRTMMQLLSEMDGFDERGEVRIIAATNRFDMLDPAILRPGRFDRLIEVPKPNYEGREIIFKIHTRDMNVADDVDFERLAEMASEASGADVKAVCTEAGMFAIREDRTEVRMADFREAWEKISRTEESSGGDSLAFA
- a CDS encoding DUF7321 family protein encodes the protein MVADWVVATVALLLVTASFPFYLYGAWILLDRDQDNVTWELLVRHLSVILPGLVLTTIPVALWMAPRLPGQLGGLSAVHAFLGLQAYALLVFGLTGIVRIFQVKREADLYRDPGPDVNLNDLHEHMGAWRGRLRLGVFGYTLFWLLAYLVGLYRYYLRYVA
- the nth gene encoding endonuclease III — protein: MGTALDSREDQVAELLDRLYEAYPDTDISLDFSTRLELLVAVVLSAQCTDERVNETTPELFDKYPTAADYAAADEQELADDIYGITFHNSKAGYLKGIGEILTKEHDGEVPDTMSALTDLPGVGRKTANVVLQHAHDVVEGIVVDTHVQRLSRRLAITGEERPDAIERDLVDVVPKEDWRMFTHLLISHGRATCTARNPDCEDCVLADICPSERGDSAVDLANGEAW